The Vidua chalybeata isolate OUT-0048 chromosome 22, bVidCha1 merged haplotype, whole genome shotgun sequence genome contains the following window.
GAAATTCATGTCAGTGAAACACTTAGAGACAGCTGGATAAAGAATACCAGAGATACTGGTATGGCAGCGCCCTGTGTGTTTGTATTCCATCTGTGAACCTAAATGGTTTGTAGAGAAGTATCTTTGAATGTTTGGATGTATGGAAGTGCTTGTTTTTTTAGATTAGTACCAAGCAGAAATCCTGTACTTGCGTTTCTGCAGAActcttaatttaattattaGATATTAGTACATTTTTCATTGCAGTGGTTTTGctaataatgagaaaataattttgagtgTTATAATATTGGAGTCCAATCTTATTTCTACTATTTCTCCTTAGGTAGCAGTAGGTGCAACTTCTAGAACTCATATGATGCTGACATTTGTGTGTCTGGTTTGTCTGTGTGTTCTCATTCCAGGCTCAGCGTGATTACTTTGGTGCACATACATATGAATTATTATCAAAGCCAGGGGTATTTATCCACACTAACTGGACAGGCCATGGAGGAAACGTGTCCTCTTCTGCTTACAATGTCTAATGGAAATCCTTCCACTTGGAGCCCAGATACTGTAGATCTCTAACATTTCTTCTAGAATATCACTTTTTACTGTACTCCACTAGAACTTGTGCTTGGACACTTTTGTAATAACTTGGGGGTGTATTTCATACCTATATGTATATCTCTCTATATGTATCAtataaaaaaaactaaataaatttaGTTATAAATGTATTGaggtgttttctttccattggtGCTGGCCAAAACTAGGTAAAATGTTTTTGTGCAGTCTTTAATAGAATTTATAGTCATGTTAGGTTTACAGTATTGTAGTGCATAAATTCCTAGGGATCAGGACAGAGATGACTGCAGTTCAGGAATTGCTGAGATGGAGAGTGGCAGACAGCACAGGAACTTAGGCAAGGTTCTGGGCAGATAAAGGCCTTTCTTCCATTGCCATGGTTTATTCCTAACAGGCAGTGGTTTGGCTCTTACAGATTTAATTCCTGGGCGTTCAGCTGCTCAGTCTGTCACTGAGCTCTCTGTGCTTTTGGTGAAGGGTGGGATGGGTCACGGAGAAACAAAACTCATGCTGCTGTGACCATTTTCCCTCCAACTGTTGTTCTGTTTTAAGCTCTGGCATAAACACTTTGCGTTGCTGTGTGCTTGCACTTTCTTCCCCCAAATCTCCCTGATTCTTTGCCTCTTCTTCCACTGGGGCAATTAAAAATCCCCACAGCAACATGCAAAGTTCGCTCTACTTTACTGCCAGTCATCTTCAGGACATCTGAAAATTCACCTGGGTGTCTGAacctttttatttctcaaaaccTGTTAAATTTTGTGCTGTGCACActgatttttatattaatttttggCCATATATATTTCTGCTAAGACAGGTACTTAGTCACTAGATGAATATAAGGCAAAATGAATACGGTAAAACGAATACGGTAAAACGTAATTTTGAATTGAAGGTACCTTTTCTGCAGATCACGCAGTAAGCTCAGCGAAACAAGCGCGGCTAACAgcggcgctgccccgcggcGCGGCCGCGCGTCCCCTCACGGGGCCCCGGGGCGGGGCCTCGtggcggcggccccgccccgccgcgcgcGCCGGGCGGGAAGCGCGGGGCGGGAGAGCGTGAGGGCAGCGATGGCGGCGGCCGGCGGCGACGAGCGGCAGATGCTCGCACAGGTACCGAGCACACGGGGGCCGAGGCCGGGAGCCGCCGTCCCCGCTTGTGGTGGCTTGGGGCGAGGCCGGTGTGTCACTGCCGGCCCCTGCCTTGGTCCCTGCAGAGGCTGAAGGCGGCGGTTCACTACTCCGTCGGGTGCCTGTGccaggaggtggaggaggacaAGGACGTGCAGTTCAGCAAACAGAGCATCGCAGCCATCTCGGAGATCACCTTCCGGCAGTGCGGTACAGCTGCGTTAGCTCCAGTTGCCTGTGTTACGTGGGTTACCGCGGCGGTCCATGTCTGCTCAGGAGCCATGGCTGGAGGCACGGGGCTTCAGAAATAATGGCACCCAACGCGGTGTCACCGGGGCATTCTCTTgcattattgttattttttttaagtacaagAAATACTAGTTCGACTTCTCAGACCTGAAAAAAGCATTTAGATGTATTGTGTGGCTACCTGCTTGTGTATGAGTGGTGGCTAATAGCCAGCTATGGTCACTTCTCATAACTGACTTGGATAACTTCTGTATTCTGTATCTCTTCCCactcagtgttttaaaatatatgacatctttgtgttttctctAGAAATCTTTGCGAAAGACCTTGAAATGTTTGCAAGGTATGCGCTGATTGTtacaaaggcttttttttttttttttattagctcctagaaaatctttaaaacacATAATTCAAGCTTTTAAGGGGCTTGCTTGGCTGCTTAAATAGTGTGTGAAGTTATGAAATAGAAATTTCCTGTAGGTACTTTTTGATCTTGGCCTCTTACTGTAAGTGTTGGCAAAAATGTTAAGGAGTGTTTTTTGACGTTATGCAGGCATGCAAAACGAACCACAGTTACTACAGAAGACGTGAAGCTTTTGGCTAGAAGAAGCAATTCTTTGGTGAGATGCACTGCATTTTCTGTCTCGTAACATTCTTAAACCAGTTAATTCCTAAAATTAACTTAATTCCTTAATTTTCCTCAATTCATTTGAATGAAGGTTATACATGGTGAAGCAACTGTTGCACAAGCAATTTCACTGTCTTCTGAGGTAGATAGGCACAACCCcgtgattttaaaattttcgTCTTATTTTGCTTCTTGCCGCTCTGCCTCAGTGTGGTGAGGTGTAACACAGATCTGGTTGCAGTTCAAGCAGCAGTGCTCTCGTTGCACCAGAACTGCTGAAGTTCCAAGTTCAGAAGTGCAATAAGCAGACACAGCATCGTGAGtcactttgctttttcctgATGTTGTGTTTCTTTGTTGTAGACTAAGGTCAGGAAT
Protein-coding sequences here:
- the CENPS gene encoding centromere protein S produces the protein MAAAGGDERQMLAQRLKAAVHYSVGCLCQEVEEDKDVQFSKQSIAAISEITFRQCEIFAKDLEMFARHAKRTTVTTEDVKLLARRSNSLLKYITQKSEELASSNMEQKEKKKKKSSAAKGERTPGEQEAAVTENEDSNMT